The Nocardioides sp. S5 genome includes a window with the following:
- the gcvP gene encoding aminomethyl-transferring glycine dehydrogenase, producing MPDATPSTSDAISLGEFVARHIGPDDTAVSHMLEAIGRESLEALMTSAVPGGIRTAASLGLPDPLDEEATARALRTLASQNRPAEAMIGLGYHATITPAVIRRNVLEDPSWYTAYTPYQPEISQGRLEALLNFQTVVADLTGLPTANASLLDEGTAAAEAMTLVRRAQRNATGPFVVDADALPQTIDVVRTRAEGMGIEVVVADLADGLPEGPVSGVLVQYPGASGAVVDPRPVIDAVHERGGLAVVAADILSLALLEAPGTMGADVVVGSSQRFGVPLFYGGPHAGFMSVSAGLERHLPGRLVGVSVDAEGRRAYRLALQTREQHIRRDKATSNICTAQVLLAVVASMYAVYHGPEGLRRIAQRTHDHADRIAGALRAGGVEIVNDTWFDTLTVAVPGRANEVVAAARTVGLHLRLIDADHVGVSTSERTSPSTVSAVLRAFGVAASGDETVEGLPGGLHRTTEFLTHEVFNSHHSETQMLRYLARLSGRDYALDRGMIPLGSCTMKLNATTEMEPVSLPGFADLHPFAPAQDATGYRELVDDVEGWLAEVTGYDKVSVQPNAGSQGELAGLLAIRGYHLANGDTGRNICLIPSSAHGTNAASAVMAGMKVVVVKASDDGSVDLDDLLAKCEQHAETLAAIMVTYPSTHGAYEDSITDLCKIVHDHGGQVYVDGANLNALLGYARPGEFGGDVSHLNLHKTFCIPHGGGGPGVGPVAVRAHLAPYLPSHAWHPESAKREGIGPISAAPYGSAGILPITWAYIRMMGAEGLTRATAVAVLSANYIAHRLNDHFPVLYRGHGDLVAHECILDLRGITKASGVTVDDVAKRLVDYGFHAPTMSFPVAGTLMVEPTESEDLAEIDRFCDAMIAIRGEIARVEAGEWTPEDSPLRHAPHTARALVGEWDRSYSREVAVFPQGIDPDKYWPPVARIDQAYGDRNLVCACPPPEAFEQD from the coding sequence GTGCCGGACGCCACCCCCTCCACCAGCGACGCGATCTCCCTCGGTGAGTTCGTCGCCCGTCACATCGGTCCCGACGACACGGCGGTCTCGCACATGCTCGAGGCCATCGGCCGCGAGTCGCTCGAGGCCCTGATGACGTCCGCGGTCCCCGGTGGGATCCGCACCGCCGCCTCGCTCGGCCTGCCGGACCCCCTCGACGAGGAGGCGACAGCGCGGGCGCTGCGCACCCTCGCCTCGCAGAACCGTCCTGCCGAGGCCATGATCGGCCTGGGCTACCACGCGACCATCACCCCGGCGGTGATCCGGCGCAACGTGCTCGAGGACCCGTCCTGGTACACCGCCTACACGCCCTACCAGCCCGAGATCTCCCAGGGGCGCCTCGAGGCACTGCTCAACTTCCAGACCGTGGTCGCGGACCTCACCGGCCTGCCGACGGCCAACGCGTCACTGCTCGACGAGGGCACCGCGGCGGCCGAGGCCATGACGCTCGTCCGCCGTGCGCAGCGCAACGCCACCGGCCCCTTCGTCGTGGACGCCGACGCCCTTCCGCAGACCATCGACGTCGTGCGGACCCGCGCTGAGGGGATGGGCATCGAGGTCGTCGTCGCCGACCTCGCCGACGGCCTGCCCGAGGGCCCGGTCAGCGGCGTCCTCGTGCAGTACCCCGGCGCGTCCGGCGCGGTGGTGGACCCCCGACCGGTGATCGACGCCGTGCACGAGCGTGGCGGCCTGGCCGTGGTGGCGGCCGACATCCTGTCGCTGGCCCTGCTCGAGGCGCCCGGGACCATGGGCGCGGACGTGGTCGTGGGGTCGTCGCAGCGCTTCGGCGTCCCCCTCTTCTACGGCGGTCCGCACGCCGGCTTCATGTCCGTGTCCGCGGGTCTCGAGCGCCACCTGCCCGGGCGCCTTGTCGGCGTCTCGGTCGACGCCGAGGGCCGACGGGCCTACCGCCTCGCCCTCCAGACCCGTGAGCAGCACATCCGGCGTGACAAGGCCACCTCCAACATCTGCACCGCCCAGGTGCTGCTCGCGGTCGTGGCGTCGATGTACGCCGTCTACCACGGCCCCGAGGGTTTGCGCCGGATCGCCCAGCGCACCCACGACCACGCCGACCGGATCGCCGGTGCCCTGCGCGCGGGCGGCGTCGAGATCGTCAACGACACGTGGTTCGACACGCTCACCGTGGCCGTGCCGGGCCGGGCCAACGAGGTCGTCGCGGCGGCTCGGACGGTGGGCCTGCACCTGCGGCTCATCGACGCCGACCACGTCGGTGTCTCCACCTCGGAGCGCACCAGCCCGTCGACGGTGTCCGCCGTGCTGCGCGCCTTCGGTGTCGCCGCGAGCGGTGACGAGACGGTCGAGGGGCTGCCGGGCGGCCTGCACCGCACCACCGAGTTCCTCACCCACGAGGTCTTCAACTCCCACCACAGCGAGACGCAGATGCTGCGCTACCTCGCCCGGCTGTCGGGGCGCGACTACGCGCTGGACCGCGGCATGATCCCGCTGGGGTCCTGCACGATGAAGCTCAACGCGACGACCGAGATGGAGCCGGTGAGCCTGCCCGGCTTCGCCGACCTGCACCCCTTCGCCCCGGCGCAGGACGCCACCGGCTACCGCGAGCTCGTCGACGACGTCGAGGGCTGGCTGGCCGAGGTCACCGGCTACGACAAGGTCTCGGTGCAGCCCAACGCCGGCTCGCAGGGCGAGCTGGCCGGGCTGCTCGCGATCCGCGGCTACCACCTCGCCAACGGTGACACCGGTCGCAACATCTGCCTGATCCCGTCGTCGGCGCACGGCACCAACGCCGCGTCGGCGGTGATGGCCGGGATGAAGGTCGTGGTCGTCAAGGCCTCCGACGACGGTTCGGTCGACCTCGACGACCTGCTCGCCAAGTGCGAGCAGCACGCTGAGACGCTGGCTGCGATCATGGTCACCTACCCCTCGACCCACGGGGCCTACGAGGACTCGATCACCGACCTGTGCAAGATCGTGCACGACCACGGGGGCCAGGTCTACGTCGACGGAGCGAACCTCAACGCCCTGCTCGGCTACGCGCGGCCCGGCGAGTTCGGCGGGGACGTGTCGCACCTCAACCTCCACAAGACCTTCTGCATCCCGCACGGGGGCGGTGGCCCCGGCGTCGGCCCCGTCGCCGTACGCGCCCACCTCGCCCCCTACCTGCCCTCCCACGCGTGGCACCCCGAGTCAGCCAAGCGCGAGGGCATCGGCCCGATCAGCGCGGCGCCCTACGGCTCGGCCGGCATCCTGCCGATCACCTGGGCCTACATCCGGATGATGGGCGCCGAGGGCCTGACCCGTGCGACGGCCGTGGCCGTGCTGTCGGCCAACTACATCGCGCACCGGCTGAACGACCACTTCCCTGTGCTCTACCGCGGGCACGGCGACCTCGTCGCGCACGAGTGCATCCTCGACCTGCGCGGCATCACCAAGGCCAGCGGCGTCACGGTGGACGACGTGGCCAAGCGCCTCGTCGACTACGGCTTCCACGCCCCGACCATGTCGTTCCCGGTCGCCGGCACGCTGATGGTCGAGCCCACCGAGTCCGAGGACCTCGCCGAGATCGACCGCTTCTGCGACGCGATGATCGCGATCCGCGGCGAGATCGCCCGTGTGGAGGCGGGGGAGTGGACGCCGGAGGACTCGCCGCTGCGGCACGCCCCGCACACGGCGCGCGCGCTCGTCGGGGAGTGGGACCGCAGCTACTCACGCGAGGTCGCGGTCTTCCCGCAGGGCATCGACCCCGACAAGTACTGGCCGCCCGTCGCCCGCATCGACCAGGCCTACGGCGACCGCAACCTCGTGTGCGCCTGCCCGCCGCCGGAGGCGTTCGAGCAGGACTGA
- a CDS encoding MerR family transcriptional regulator, whose translation MKAAAEAAEAAEEQGLLFSDDVSPLPSDTGYRGPTACNAAGITYRQLDYWARTGLVEPSVRGAAGSGSQRLYSFRDILILKVVKRLLDAGISLQQIRTATAHLRERGTDDLTRVTLMSDGASVYECTSNDEVIDLLQGGQGVFGIAIGGVWREIEGTLAELPSERTAGEPAAPVAGDELAARRAARQTG comes from the coding sequence ATCAAGGCTGCCGCCGAGGCCGCAGAGGCTGCCGAGGAGCAGGGACTGCTCTTCAGCGACGACGTCTCGCCGCTGCCGAGCGACACCGGCTACCGCGGCCCCACCGCCTGCAACGCCGCCGGGATCACCTACCGCCAGCTCGACTACTGGGCCCGCACCGGCCTCGTCGAGCCGAGCGTGCGCGGTGCGGCCGGCTCCGGCTCCCAGCGCCTCTACTCCTTCCGCGACATCTTGATCCTCAAGGTCGTCAAGCGCCTGCTCGACGCCGGGATCTCGCTGCAGCAGATCCGTACGGCGACCGCGCACCTGCGCGAGCGCGGCACCGACGACCTGACCCGCGTCACCCTGATGAGCGACGGCGCCTCGGTCTACGAGTGCACCAGCAACGACGAGGTCATCGACCTGCTCCAGGGCGGTCAGGGCGTCTTCGGCATCGCCATCGGCGGCGTCTGGCGCGAGATCGAGGGCACGCTCGCCGAGCTGCCCAGCGAGCGCACCGCCGGTGAGCCTGCCGCGCCGGTCGCGGGCGACGAGCTCGCCGCGCGTCGTGCCGCCCGCCAGACCGGCTGA
- a CDS encoding bifunctional nuclease family protein: MREMDVVGVRVEMPSNQPIVLLREVTGERYLPIWIGAVEATAIAFAQQGVTPPRPLTHDLMRDVLEATGQRLEEVRIVDMQDGIFFAQLVFDGGAEVGARPSDSIALALRTGTRIVCAEAVLEEAGLAVPAEQEDEVERFREFLDHVSPDDFEEAP; encoded by the coding sequence ATGCGCGAAATGGACGTCGTCGGAGTCCGCGTCGAGATGCCCTCCAACCAGCCGATCGTGCTCCTGCGCGAGGTGACGGGGGAGCGGTACCTCCCGATCTGGATCGGAGCCGTCGAGGCCACGGCCATCGCCTTCGCGCAGCAGGGCGTCACGCCGCCGCGCCCCTTGACGCACGACCTGATGCGCGACGTGCTGGAGGCGACGGGCCAGCGCCTCGAGGAGGTCCGCATCGTCGACATGCAGGACGGCATCTTCTTCGCCCAGCTCGTCTTCGACGGCGGGGCGGAGGTCGGGGCCCGTCCCTCGGACTCGATCGCACTGGCGCTGCGCACCGGGACCCGGATCGTGTGCGCCGAGGCCGTGCTGGAGGAAGCCGGCCTCGCGGTGCCCGCCGAGCAGGAGGACGAGGTCGAGCGGTTCCGCGAGTTCCTCGACCACGTGTCACCCGACGACTTCGAGGAAGCGCCCTGA
- a CDS encoding MerR family transcriptional regulator produces MSAPTPSASSRGARFNIGQVLDQLRPDFPGVTIPKIRFLEDQGLVKPERTAAGYRKFSGDDVARLRYILLMQRDHYLPLKVIGDHLDAIDRGLEPPAIESVVPTVPKVALSSDGLPSPESFRRTSDLRLSRRELLKVADISEDLLSQLEQYGLVSARTGTGHFDSDALVVAQTARELADFGFEPRHLRAFKTAADREVGLVQQVVAPLARGRDAAARGRAEDATSEIAALSVRLHATLVKVGLDRG; encoded by the coding sequence GTGAGTGCCCCGACGCCCTCGGCATCGAGTCGCGGCGCCCGCTTCAACATCGGGCAGGTCCTCGACCAGCTCCGACCCGACTTCCCCGGGGTGACGATCCCCAAGATCCGCTTCCTGGAGGACCAGGGCCTGGTCAAGCCGGAACGCACGGCCGCCGGCTATCGGAAGTTCTCCGGCGATGACGTCGCCCGGCTGCGCTACATCCTGCTGATGCAGCGCGACCACTACCTCCCGTTGAAGGTCATCGGCGACCATCTCGACGCGATCGACCGGGGGCTCGAGCCGCCGGCCATCGAGTCCGTCGTCCCGACGGTGCCGAAGGTGGCGCTCAGCTCCGACGGCCTGCCCAGCCCGGAGTCGTTCCGGCGCACCAGCGACCTGCGGCTCTCGCGCCGGGAGCTGCTGAAGGTCGCCGACATCTCCGAGGACCTGCTCTCACAGCTCGAGCAGTACGGCCTGGTGAGCGCGCGCACCGGAACGGGCCACTTCGACAGCGACGCCCTCGTGGTGGCGCAGACCGCTCGCGAGCTCGCCGACTTCGGCTTCGAGCCGCGGCACCTACGGGCCTTCAAGACCGCCGCCGACCGCGAGGTGGGCCTGGTGCAGCAGGTCGTCGCACCCCTGGCCCGGGGTCGCGACGCAGCAGCGCGCGGGCGCGCCGAGGACGCGACGTCCGAGATCGCGGCGCTCTCCGTACGCCTCCACGCCACGCTGGTGAAGGTCGGTCTCGACCGCGGTTGA
- a CDS encoding FHA domain-containing protein has protein sequence MPFCTACGKQNPDDARFCAQCGTKLLVGEDTGSSPVESTATITFGVPDQRESSDRQLSPVDAAAVDALPEGHALLVVQRGPSAGSRFLLDTDVVGAGRHPDSEIFLDDVTVSRRHAEFRRSGAGYSVSDVGSLNGTYVNRDRIDSVELNDGDEVQIGKYRLVFFSSHPNS, from the coding sequence ATGCCGTTCTGCACCGCCTGTGGCAAGCAGAACCCTGACGACGCCCGCTTCTGTGCCCAGTGCGGCACCAAGCTGCTCGTCGGGGAAGACACCGGGTCCAGCCCGGTCGAGTCCACTGCGACGATCACCTTCGGCGTACCGGACCAGCGCGAGTCGTCGGACCGCCAGCTGAGCCCGGTGGACGCCGCAGCCGTCGACGCCCTCCCCGAGGGCCACGCGCTGCTGGTCGTGCAGCGCGGACCGAGCGCCGGAAGCCGTTTCCTCCTCGACACCGACGTGGTCGGTGCGGGTCGTCACCCGGACAGCGAGATCTTCCTCGACGACGTGACCGTGTCCCGCCGGCACGCGGAGTTCCGCCGCTCCGGCGCCGGCTACAGCGTCAGCGACGTGGGCAGCCTCAACGGCACCTACGTCAACCGCGACCGCATCGACTCCGTCGAGCTCAACGACGGCGACGAGGTCCAGATCGGCAAGTACCGCCTGGTGTTCTTCTCCTCCCACCCGAACAGCTGA
- the gcvH gene encoding glycine cleavage system protein GcvH, translating to MYPENLKYTSEHEWVRTPGDAEGSVRVGITDFAQDALGDIVYVSLPQVGDAVTAGETCGELESTKSVSDIYAPVTGEVVAVNSSLDSTPELVNSDPYEAGWLFEVSVGDASQVDGLMDSATYQSSLAG from the coding sequence GTGTATCCGGAGAACCTGAAGTACACCAGCGAGCACGAGTGGGTGCGCACGCCCGGCGACGCCGAGGGCTCGGTGCGCGTCGGCATCACGGACTTCGCGCAGGACGCGCTCGGCGACATCGTCTACGTCTCGCTGCCGCAGGTCGGCGACGCGGTGACGGCGGGGGAGACCTGCGGAGAGCTCGAGTCGACCAAGTCGGTCAGCGACATCTACGCACCGGTCACCGGCGAGGTCGTCGCCGTGAACTCCTCGCTCGACTCCACCCCCGAGCTGGTCAACAGCGACCCCTACGAGGCCGGCTGGCTGTTCGAGGTGAGCGTCGGTGACGCCTCCCAGGTCGACGGCCTGATGGACTCCGCCACCTACCAGTCCAGCCTCGCAGGCTGA
- a CDS encoding DUF881 domain-containing protein, translating to MPEQEPVPTRKDVDPDPGRDRLRGALTRPSRRQAVVAVLLAVLGFAVVVQVRDTQANDTYAGLRESELIQVLDGLTGTAERARREVERLESRRDELRDESTRRSAALDEAEQRVRTLNIIAGLVPVTGPGVRVTITESTTRVSVGSLLDTVQELRTAGAEAMEMNDSIRLGADSSFEDAIGGIELDDQVLEPPYVLEVIGDAPNLRTALTFSSGPVETLQTLDGATVRIEELEKIEIMSVREPTRPDYAEFSADQ from the coding sequence ATGCCTGAGCAGGAGCCCGTCCCGACGCGCAAGGACGTCGACCCTGACCCGGGGCGCGACCGGCTGCGAGGTGCGCTGACCCGTCCCTCGCGGCGTCAGGCGGTGGTGGCGGTGCTGCTCGCCGTGCTCGGGTTCGCCGTCGTGGTGCAGGTGAGGGACACCCAGGCCAACGACACCTACGCCGGGCTCCGCGAGAGCGAGCTGATCCAGGTGCTCGACGGCCTGACCGGCACCGCGGAGCGGGCCCGCCGGGAGGTCGAGCGTCTCGAGAGCCGCCGCGACGAGCTGCGCGACGAGAGCACCCGGCGCTCCGCGGCGCTCGACGAGGCCGAGCAACGGGTGCGCACCCTCAACATCATCGCCGGGCTGGTGCCGGTCACCGGGCCGGGCGTGCGGGTGACGATCACGGAGTCGACGACCCGGGTGAGCGTGGGCTCCCTGCTCGACACCGTGCAGGAGCTGCGTACGGCGGGCGCGGAGGCGATGGAGATGAACGACTCCATCCGGCTCGGCGCCGACAGCTCCTTCGAGGACGCGATCGGCGGCATCGAGCTCGACGACCAGGTGCTCGAGCCGCCCTACGTCCTCGAGGTGATCGGCGACGCCCCCAACCTGCGCACCGCGCTGACGTTCTCCTCGGGCCCGGTGGAGACGTTGCAGACCCTCGACGGCGCGACGGTGCGCATCGAGGAGCTCGAGAAGATCGAGATCATGAGCGTCCGCGAACCCACCCGACCTGACTATGCGGAGTTCAGCGCGGACCAGTAG
- a CDS encoding DUF1290 domain-containing protein: MIAALGLLIGILAGLVFAPDVPLSLQNYLPIAVVAALDAVFGGLRAYLDGIFDDKVFVVSFVSNVVIAAAIVYLGDQLGVGAQLTTGVVVVLGIRIFSNVAAIRRHVFHA; encoded by the coding sequence GTGATAGCCGCCCTTGGCCTGCTCATCGGCATCCTCGCGGGGCTGGTGTTCGCCCCCGACGTGCCGCTGAGCCTGCAGAACTACCTCCCCATCGCGGTGGTGGCTGCGCTCGACGCCGTCTTCGGTGGGCTGCGGGCCTATCTCGACGGGATCTTCGACGACAAGGTCTTCGTGGTCTCGTTCGTCAGCAACGTGGTGATCGCGGCCGCGATCGTCTACCTCGGCGACCAGCTCGGCGTCGGCGCCCAGCTGACCACGGGCGTGGTCGTCGTGCTCGGCATCCGCATCTTCTCCAACGTCGCCGCCATCCGGAGGCACGTCTTCCATGCCTGA
- a CDS encoding DUF881 domain-containing protein, whose translation MAEPRPHSGRTTQEAARPLPDHVTTPLLSLITARSMDEDYAHVAQKRAAAGLEPAPGPPRPHWTSIAAVALLGVMAAVVAAQTDRQAPVNELSRAALVEQIERRSDTLEALQGQVGELTQSNAETAVTSTRTQGQLDDIQTRLRRIELVTGFSAARGPGVRLTVENRPDVDVNDEIRDEDLAFLVDGLFEAGAEAVAVNDQRINLLGGIRNTLRAIHVNGRPINPPYVISAIGDPQTLQARLLQTSQGQEWFNRVNFYGFVYDAENVDDIRLPAARERVLRDVIELNADPDGVQDGGGSAP comes from the coding sequence ATGGCTGAGCCGCGACCGCACAGCGGGCGGACCACCCAGGAGGCCGCGCGGCCGCTGCCCGACCACGTCACCACGCCGCTGCTCTCCCTGATCACCGCGCGGTCGATGGACGAGGACTACGCCCACGTCGCGCAGAAGCGCGCGGCCGCCGGCCTCGAGCCGGCTCCGGGCCCCCCGCGCCCGCACTGGACGAGCATCGCGGCCGTCGCGCTGCTCGGCGTGATGGCCGCTGTCGTCGCGGCGCAGACCGACCGGCAGGCGCCCGTCAACGAGCTCAGCCGCGCGGCCCTGGTGGAGCAGATCGAGCGTCGCAGCGACACCCTCGAGGCGCTCCAGGGCCAGGTGGGAGAGCTGACGCAGTCCAACGCCGAGACGGCCGTCACCAGCACCCGCACCCAGGGCCAGCTCGACGACATCCAGACGCGGCTGCGTCGCATCGAGCTGGTCACCGGGTTCTCGGCAGCCCGCGGCCCCGGGGTGCGCCTCACGGTGGAGAACCGACCCGACGTCGACGTCAACGACGAGATCCGCGACGAGGACCTGGCGTTCCTCGTCGACGGGCTCTTCGAGGCCGGCGCGGAGGCGGTCGCCGTCAACGACCAGCGGATCAACCTCCTGGGCGGGATCCGCAACACCCTTCGAGCCATCCACGTCAACGGTCGCCCGATCAACCCGCCGTACGTCATCTCGGCCATCGGCGACCCGCAGACCCTGCAGGCGCGCCTGCTCCAGACGAGCCAGGGGCAGGAGTGGTTCAACCGCGTCAACTTCTACGGATTCGTCTACGACGCCGAGAATGTCGACGACATCCGCCTGCCCGCTGCGCGTGAGCGCGTGCTGCGTGATGTGATCGAGCTCAACGCCGACCCGGACGGCGTCCAGGATGGAGGGGGGAGCGCGCCGTGA
- a CDS encoding CDP-alcohol phosphatidyltransferase family protein, with protein MSVSEEASRVWTVPNIVSVVRLAGVPLFLWLVLGPEADAIALVVLMVAGFTDFLDGWLARRLNQYSRLGEILDPVADRLYILAVVIGLYLRDIIPWWVALALPLRDLLLWGLVPILRTRGFSALPVHFLGKAATFNLLYAFPLLLLGEGDGVVATLARNFGWAFAWWGIGLYWWAGVLYVWQVRTLLRDTPRRTSPATDHG; from the coding sequence CTGAGCGTGTCCGAGGAAGCGTCGCGCGTCTGGACCGTGCCCAACATCGTCAGTGTGGTGCGGCTCGCCGGTGTGCCCCTCTTCCTCTGGCTCGTGCTCGGGCCGGAGGCGGACGCGATCGCGCTGGTCGTGCTGATGGTGGCCGGCTTCACCGACTTCCTCGACGGGTGGCTGGCGCGCCGGCTGAACCAGTACTCCCGGCTCGGCGAGATCCTCGACCCGGTCGCGGACCGGCTCTACATCCTCGCCGTCGTCATCGGGCTCTACCTGCGCGACATCATCCCGTGGTGGGTGGCGCTCGCGCTCCCGCTGCGCGACCTCCTCCTGTGGGGACTGGTGCCGATCCTGCGCACCCGGGGGTTCTCCGCGCTGCCGGTGCACTTCCTCGGCAAGGCAGCCACGTTCAACCTGCTCTACGCCTTCCCCCTGCTCCTCCTCGGTGAGGGCGACGGCGTCGTCGCCACCCTCGCGCGCAACTTCGGCTGGGCCTTCGCGTGGTGGGGGATCGGCCTCTACTGGTGGGCCGGGGTGCTCTACGTCTGGCAGGTGCGCACGCTCCTGCGCGACACTCCACGACGTACGTCTCCGGCGACCGACCATGGCTGA
- a CDS encoding hemolysin family protein, translating into MNSDLFGVGLAAVLLGLNAFFVGAEFALLAARRSQIEPLAQEGSRAARTTLRAMENVSLVMAGAQLGITVCSLGLGAIGEPAVAHLLEPLFHAARVPDDLLHPVSFVVAMSIVVYLHVVLGEMVPKNIALAGADRAAMVLSPPMMVIVTVLRPVIAGMNMVANAVLRLLRIEPKDEVHSSFTREEVAALVEESRGEGMIEADEYDRLAGALGFTEKSVASIVMTPDGLATVAPGSTVADVEALCAATGFSRFPVAAADGTLLGYLHIKDALESDDDKRSRVIEDKWIRPFASVHPDDLLHDALESLQAKGAHMARVVQRDGEVIGLVTLEDVLEELVGEIRDAAHHDVSTVDAT; encoded by the coding sequence ATGAACAGTGACCTCTTCGGCGTCGGCCTGGCCGCCGTCCTGCTCGGCCTCAACGCCTTCTTCGTCGGTGCCGAGTTCGCGCTGCTCGCCGCGCGCCGCAGCCAGATCGAGCCGCTGGCGCAGGAGGGCTCGCGTGCGGCACGCACCACGCTCCGCGCGATGGAGAACGTCTCGCTCGTCATGGCCGGCGCCCAGCTCGGCATCACCGTCTGCTCGCTGGGTCTCGGCGCCATCGGCGAGCCGGCCGTCGCCCACCTGCTGGAGCCCCTGTTCCACGCGGCACGGGTGCCTGACGACCTGCTCCACCCGGTCTCCTTCGTGGTGGCGATGTCGATCGTGGTCTACCTCCACGTGGTCCTGGGCGAGATGGTCCCGAAGAACATCGCCCTCGCCGGTGCCGACCGCGCCGCGATGGTGCTGAGCCCGCCGATGATGGTGATCGTCACGGTGCTCCGACCGGTCATCGCCGGGATGAACATGGTCGCCAACGCGGTGCTGCGTCTGCTGCGCATCGAGCCCAAGGACGAGGTCCACTCGAGCTTCACGCGCGAGGAGGTCGCGGCGCTGGTAGAGGAGTCGCGCGGCGAGGGCATGATCGAGGCAGACGAGTACGACCGCCTCGCGGGCGCGCTCGGCTTCACCGAGAAGTCGGTGGCCTCGATCGTCATGACGCCCGACGGCCTCGCGACCGTGGCGCCCGGCTCGACGGTCGCCGATGTCGAGGCCCTGTGCGCCGCGACCGGTTTCAGCCGTTTCCCGGTCGCCGCAGCGGACGGCACGCTGCTGGGCTACCTCCACATCAAGGACGCGCTCGAGTCCGACGACGACAAGCGTTCGCGGGTCATCGAGGACAAGTGGATCCGCCCCTTCGCGTCGGTGCACCCCGACGACCTGCTCCACGACGCGCTCGAGAGCCTGCAGGCCAAGGGCGCCCACATGGCGCGCGTGGTGCAGCGCGACGGTGAGGTCATCGGGCTCGTCACGCTCGAGGACGTCCTCGAGGAGCTGGTCGGCGAGATCCGTGACGCCGCGCACCACGACGTGTCCACCGTCGACGCCACCTGA
- a CDS encoding hemolysin family protein, producing the protein MTPLLLLLLSLALVAACGLFVAAEFSFVTVDRPSVERAAAEGDEGARGVQLALRSLSTQLSGAQVGITVTNLAIGFLAEPAISDLIDGPLAAAGTPDSVVTPLSLALGLALGTVVTMIFGEMVPKNIAIARPLQTARTTQGFMRGFTALTKRPIRVLNGSANSIVRRLGIEPQEELRSARSSQELASLVQRSADQGTLDADTAELMERSVEFGTRTAGEIMTPRVRTTTVEDGDRVSSIIELARQTGHSRFPVLDAEDVVVGTVHVKHAVAVPVHERATTRIKHVMVRPVVVPDSLRLDPLLALLRQDGFQMAVVLDEYGGHAGIVTLEDVVEEIVGDISDEHDRLGARIRQRRDGSWTLSGLLRPDEVEDVTDVELPDHEDYDTVAGLVMRELGKIPAPGDRVELPVPDRSEPHEPRERLVTLTVERMDGLRIDRIELRVVQTAELASQQGASDEQ; encoded by the coding sequence GTGACCCCCCTCCTCCTGCTCCTGCTGTCGCTGGCCCTGGTGGCCGCCTGCGGTCTCTTCGTCGCCGCGGAGTTCTCCTTCGTCACCGTCGACCGACCCAGCGTCGAGCGCGCCGCTGCCGAGGGCGACGAGGGCGCACGTGGCGTGCAGCTGGCCCTGCGGTCGCTGTCGACCCAGCTCTCCGGCGCCCAGGTCGGCATCACGGTCACCAACCTCGCGATCGGCTTCCTGGCCGAGCCCGCGATCTCCGACCTCATCGACGGCCCGCTCGCCGCCGCCGGCACGCCCGACTCGGTGGTGACGCCGCTGTCGCTGGCACTCGGCCTCGCGCTCGGCACGGTCGTGACGATGATCTTCGGCGAGATGGTGCCCAAGAACATCGCCATCGCCCGTCCGCTGCAGACCGCCCGCACGACGCAGGGCTTCATGCGCGGCTTCACCGCCCTCACCAAGCGCCCGATCCGGGTGCTGAACGGCTCCGCGAACTCCATCGTGCGGCGCCTCGGCATCGAGCCGCAGGAGGAGCTGCGCTCCGCACGCAGCTCCCAGGAGCTCGCGTCCCTCGTGCAGCGATCGGCCGACCAGGGCACGCTCGACGCCGACACCGCCGAGCTCATGGAGCGTTCGGTCGAGTTCGGCACCCGCACCGCGGGCGAGATCATGACGCCCCGGGTGCGCACCACCACGGTGGAGGACGGGGACCGGGTGTCCTCGATCATCGAGCTGGCGCGCCAGACCGGCCACTCCCGCTTCCCGGTGCTCGACGCCGAGGACGTCGTGGTCGGGACGGTGCACGTCAAGCACGCGGTCGCGGTGCCCGTCCACGAGCGGGCCACGACACGGATCAAGCACGTCATGGTCCGTCCCGTCGTCGTGCCCGACAGCCTTCGTCTCGACCCGCTGCTGGCGCTGCTGCGCCAGGACGGGTTCCAGATGGCGGTCGTGCTGGACGAGTACGGCGGCCACGCCGGGATCGTGACCCTCGAGGACGTCGTCGAGGAGATCGTCGGGGACATCTCCGACGAGCACGACCGCCTCGGCGCGCGCATCCGCCAGCGGCGCGACGGCAGCTGGACACTGTCCGGACTGCTGCGTCCCGACGAGGTCGAGGACGTCACCGACGTCGAGCTGCCCGACCACGAGGACTACGACACGGTCGCGGGCCTGGTGATGCGCGAGCTCGGCAAGATCCCCGCGCCCGGCGACCGCGTCGAGCTGCCCGTGCCCGACCGCAGCGAGCCGCACGAGCCGCGGGAGCGCCTGGTGACGCTCACCGTCGAGCGGATGGACGGCCTGCGCATCGACCGCATCGAGCTCCGCGTCGTCCAGACCGCGGAGCTGGCGAGCCAGCAGGGGGCCTCCGATGAACAGTGA